A stretch of DNA from Montipora foliosa isolate CH-2021 chromosome 4, ASM3666993v2, whole genome shotgun sequence:
TTGGCCagtgagagtgcagaatgtaatatgatcaccatcaagctataacggcggtagaattaactatgagaggGTGATGCAAAGTGTTATTTtttacccatgtaaaccatgcaAATACTaccactcaaggacagagaagaactctgaccaggtgggaattgaacccttGACGTTCGGGTTAGATCAATGCTgatctaccgactgagctacaaggccagacagGGGCAGGTTGTGGATTAAGTTTCCCATGCAAAGTCTGTAATCGTATAccaagcttgggctgcctatgcagTTACCGGAAAGCACTTGGTATTACTCTTTATTTCTGCTccggtacttgcagaagctgcccTCCTATAAGAGTGACGATTACAGATTTTAttttgtctaatgccagacactTTTATTCATTAAAGGAGGCTGGTGCAGGGGTGAAATTAgggctaaaataaataaattttgatTGGATATGTGGTTTTAGCAAGAGCACATGTGCAcacaatacatgtatgtagtaTTGTGTAAtgttaaaaattattaaaggaGAAGTTCACTCCAAAATGACAATCCTAGCTTTTtcaattaattgattaataGATTGAAATTTCGCAAGGAGAACAGCTTTTAACCAAAATCTCAATCTTGAAATAGCTTTCTAACCCTGTGAAATCCTTGTTAAAAATACACACATGCAGGCTGCCATCTTGGAGTATATGGATGGCGGCCTGCATGTGTGTATTTTTAACATTAGGATTTCACAAGATTATATTCAAAAGCTATTTTaagattgaaattttggttaaaGGCTGTTCTCCCCCTGAACTTTCTATTCATcgaaaaaaaaggaatgtcaTTTTGGAGGGAACTTCTCCTTTGAAATAAATTCTACAATCTGCACAATTCAGCTCTTTATAGCTGCAGAGCATTTAAGCTTATGTGTCAGTATTGCCAGAAGCTCATATGACCTCGAAGCAGTGAACTCAGTCTTATTCAAAGCTGGGGTTATTTGAGGTTAAACATTTCCTTGTTTGGATGTAACGTATAACTTGGCATTTTCGtggcgtgcagcttcgatcttatttttgtctgtatttgagcataaaattggtgtcctaatttaaatccccagctttgttcctaGAAAAAGGTTTGCAAGTTTCACACTTCAATGTCATATGCTTCTGGTATTGCAGAATATGAATTGTTTTAAGGATTAATTATTATGGAATATTAATTTATTTCCCTTGTGTTATTGTAGTTACGTATACTTACCGTTACAaaaagttgtatttttttttgtcaggttCTTCAGCCAACCTTGACATCAGTGATTTTGGAGAAAGTCATAAATATAAATGCAGCTTCAATACCACTGTGGTAGATAGTCCCGACTTTAAGGGGGGCTGTTTAATCGTTTGCATGCCAAATGAACGACAAAAGTTTAAAGACTTTGCCTGTGTCTCCCTTGGAAAAACTGAAGACTCCATGAGCAGCTGTGTAAAACATGATGATCCAGTCTTGTATGATTGTTGTCGAAAAAATGTAAAAGGAGCTTCTTTCCACAAGCTTGAGGATGGATCTGCTTTGTTTGTTATTGACACCAAACATGGACCGATATCAAATTGTGGCAATTTTACCCAGTTCAACATAACCAGTGATACAGGGGGACTGACATCATCCCAGGTCATTTGTACAATCATGCATAGCTCTGGGACAGGTGGGTTAATGATTTGAAATTTAGTACAAGCTTTAAGGCTGTGTCGAAAATTAAGTCGGACGGGGATGCAGGGACAGGGGACTGAGGGACTcagggacgtggggactcggggactcatAGTTCACAAAATTCTTGTCTGTTGATTGTAACTGCGTTGCATCCCGTTAAGGTCCTCGTTTCTACAATGTGAAAGGAAGGTCAAGTAAATATATATAGTATGGCTTATTACTCGTCTGCataaaaaggtgactttcattataCTACTATCAAGTTACACAGTGGAGAAATTTAGGTAAAATGaagggacaatttttttttttgcattaagtcCTTATTTATTTGACATAGGCAACATGAATGAAACGttggtatgaccatttctcagatCATTTTGGCAGCAATCTctctaactcccactctccatctcgctcgattcatgGCATCCTTTTCTTCCACAtcttctttggtcgtcctcgcttcctcttgcccttcactttaaactccaacgcttttctcagaaaatgcccatcatccctcctcaacacatgccctTACCATCTCGCTCCATTcacctttgccatctgaaccactgtttccttcaatcctaACATCTCCATtaggtcctctgtcctcttcttctccatcagttttgcaccgcacattgctctcaccattgctctcttggttctcaaaattgccatctcattttccctcagacaccatgtctcactcccatGTAACATAATTTGCCAATCTTACATAACTCTGATATTAAGCCATTCCTTTCATCTTCAGCAAGAACCTTTTTGAGTTAAGCAACTCTCCGCATTCCCTGAACTTCACccagccaattcttgctcttgctgtcacagctgcctcTTTGCCAGCTGATTAGTTTAATTAATTACTGTAAGTTAAAATTTGTGGGGAACAGATCTAGCCGCTCtcatttaaataataattattttgtacaTACATTATGGCTTTATATATACAAGCGGTGTGAAATTGGTTTacccaataattattattttgtacataCATTATGGCTTTATATATATAAGCAGTGTGAAATTGGTTTACCCAGTAAGAAGATCCAAAGGATACAGTGTCTCGACGTAAATTTATGAATCAGTGTAAGAGGCGACGAAGAGACCAACTCTTGACTGCATGTTCTTGATAGCTTTAATACGTTTCGGCTGTTCAGCCTTCCTCAGGTTAAAAACTATTAAGAACTAAAAAGCTATATTATAGTGGTGGTAGGTTACAAAAACATCGacttatagaccgaatgcataaatggcggccaaagaaatattcttttgtttatgtgctaattagcctcactagcctcgtttgcatggacaaaatacaaagaaatgttgcttgagagcaaggctagtgagtctcattagcacataaacaaaaggatacatttttggccgccacttatgcattcggtcaatataCCAAGCAAAAATAtggaattaaaattaaaattacataATTCGACAAAGGTCTAAAGTACAACGTGAAAATAACCAAACAATCATAGGTTAATACATATAACATGTTGATGTGAATACAAACAAGTAACAAAGACCCAAAAGAAATGAAACCTAATTTGAGTAGTATAAATCAAAAATGATAATGAAATGCATAATAATGGAAAATGGCAAATCACAATACTGGTAACTCAATTGTTGTAATCTAAATCCTGCCTTTTGCTAAGACCATGGGGAATAAGCGTAAATAATTGCGCCGTCCAGTACTAGGCTTCCCTAGTGAGCAATAATTGATCAAGATATGAAGAATTTTCGGAAGACCTAATTTACGTTCAATGATAATGAAATTGATTTGAGAAATTTCACGTTCAGATTTATTAAAATGGATggccaattcacaagttcttttgttctttgtaAGCATGTTCGACTTGTGATTGCGGAACCTTACCTTAAATTCAGTTGAAGTGGATCTCACATATTGCATAAATGCATTTGGTACAGGTGGCTAAATAACATTTTGAGACGATCGAGCAAGATCGTTGAATGGGATATATATTGACGACCAGTTGCCGagctttgaaatttcaaagcttgaattaaataatttttacagaGATCGCACTTCTTGTTGCACCGTGAACAACCCCGTTTTCTTCGCGTAGACTTCTGCTAGAGGTCAGTCAGAATATTCACCTGGCGCCATCCAAATTCTGAGTTAGTGTGATTTGCCatttttccattattactaggCATTTCATTATCGTTTTTGATTTATAGTACTAATTAGGTTTCATTTCTTTTGGGTCTTCGTTACTTGTTTGTATTCACATCAACATGTTATCTGTATTTATTTAACCTTTGATTGTTTAGTTATTTTCACCTTGTACTTTAGACCTTTGCCATATTATGTAATTTTAATTTCCATATTTTTGCTTCGTTACAAGTCGATGTTTTGGTAACTTACCATCACTGTGATAAGTTTTTTTATTCTTAGTTTTAACCTGAGGAAGGCcacgaacggccgaaacgttgTGTTAAACCTATCCAGAACAATCAAGAGTTGGTCTCTTCGTCGCGTCTTACTATACACTGATATATAAATTCACGTTGCTCAAGACACtgtatcctgtggatcctcttactgggagttcatcaaATGTTGGGTAAATACCAATTGCACGCTgcttaatatatatatatatatatatatatatatatatatatatatatatatatatatatatatatatatatatatatagacaaggttaatttgggaacagaaatcagcacaactaagcaattaagtgaaaatgtggctcagcCTGGCTTagccacattttcacttaattgcttagttgtgctgatttctgttcccaaattaaccttgtctgttgtatttctcagaaatgcctaatgaatcgccatcccaacgggaataggctggtgatcctaagtaattaaggcaatcagttgctaatatatcccctccctacctcactgtactatatatatatatatatatatatatatatatatatatatatattatatatatatatatatatgaaactcagagcatgaaactcagagtagcgattaaatgaccaaataacctcacgtgtgaattggccgtccatttcaatagaaaagaacatcacatgtctgactttgagttcattgttattgaaaaaattgttaatgacactactgatgatatggacAAGGTTTTACTCACAAGAGAGGCCTTTTGGTgcgcacagttatgcaccctccaaccttacggcttgaacaaaagatccgagtttaattccaaaaatagaataaggtttaattaatcactcactggagtaattgtgcaaccagttgggctttttttcagttacgctgtgcagatcggcattctcacaggccctgttcagggattctattACTTTTTAGGGCCCCTGGGCGGGGTTCTGTTGTTTTTAGTACTGGCGTGGTTCCAGAGGCTTTCTCTTGGGatcttgttttgcgctcatcatatggccacctgattgcatgattttcaaagtcctgttgtttattttaaattgttagtttcgatgtctggtgattaacgcctttttcggaatagagctaactatttcttatctcacgtattgtccacttAATGAATTCCAACCGCACatattacatgacatattattgtgattttttaatttttttgtaattttaaacattttacaccttttggttcatggttttgtataaatagcgcaagttcagttgtaccaggtatttttagtttttagtttttagcgtgtactgaagaagcccgaagggcgaaacgtttacacgagattAAATATactagacctgtgagaagttcgccagcgactcattttttcattctccctattatatgtatatgtatatatatatatgcagttagatatagctatATGCAGTTATATGCTATATGCTAtatgcagttagatatagctatatgcagttagatatagctctttggcattacaaagcttttgctttcgtgtccaaattgagcactctactgggatgagtcattgctgctagcaattgcgcatgctcactggctcgctagtttgagcactctggcatggcttagatgtaccacatgcgtgggacatttggggtggctttataagcttaacctccatcccagacaccagcactgcactgatgaggcccagaaggccgaaacagtactgtctgcagttagatgcactctactgggatgagtcattgtcgctagcaattgcgcatgctcactagctcgctagtttgagcactctggcatggcttagatgtaccacatgtgtgggacatttggggtggctttataagcttaacctccatcccagacaccagcactgcactgatgaggcccagaagaccgaaacagtactgtctgcagttagatgcactctactgggatgagtcattgtcgctagcaattgcgcatgctcactagtttgagcactctggcatggcttagatgtaccacatgtgtggaacatttggggtggctttataagcttaacctccatcccagacatcagcactgcactgatgaagCCCAGAAGGCTGAaatagtgagcatgcgcaattgctagcggcaaagactcatcccagtagagtgctcaatttgaacatgaaagcaaaagctttgtaatgccaaagagctatatctaactgcagacagtactgtatatatatgtataacaatgtttttctactcaatatagtttcatatggacttaaatacaggtctgtttcgtagaccaacaaggagttggaccactcatcagttaaattccatgtatactgtagcatcgctggggtttatatacatcagtagggtgatcgttacaagattcaaacttgaaaaacaatagtaaaaaagcatttgtaaatttatgattggttgttgaggatgcgattgaacctaaggagaaaatttcgcttgtacctgcaagtcgatacgagttcattactgggttgccagtatggcaaaccagttggaatctgtgtttagttttgtgtttttttttttttttttttccgtgtcggtaaaagtcttgcctgtcactcccctgctaagtagtggctTTGAGCATAGAGTCTTGTctgtgtattttgttaggtttgagggggctgggggaatacgtagatttccttggtgcacacagatgaacgtttaattattaaacccgcaatggcgtcgaaagtcgtggtaacggggatggcgttttagtggaaaaaatatacctttatgagatcaagaatggaacgtcaattggaataacgaaacaggcggggaaaataaatatctggaatcttaaaagcgacgagggatggtcttcgagaacaattgcggtcggatatgagaaagtgtgtgttgtttctaatcttagggccaagtcgcactagaggacaaaactgtttactaatgtcaaaaatctgtcatcacaatGAAAAACCAAGTGCGACCGGTTTGTCCACcgaaggacaaaatttggtcgcagacggacaaacttcaaagatgccgtcgactacctctggagcaggccaaactgaaacaaatcttagaaaacaatagcgagggTGTCTTGATTCGGAAATGATTTGACAGGTGATATGTAGCAGAGTCTCTATGCGATAGACTTCGCAGTAAAATTGATAACGTCCTCATTTCGCAACAACGTGAATCCAGGCGCGGGCGACCAATATTTTCCGTATGAAATGGGGCAACAATTTCCTCAATATCCACCAGGATGGATCTATCCGATGCCTAGACCTTACATATTCAACGATCGAGGAACTCCCAGCCCATCTCCTTCTACCACGAGTTCTGACTCGTTGCAAGAATCCTTTCAGTTCAGCGAAGACGGCTCAATGCGGGGATCATCTTAAACTTTTTTGCGCCGTACATCTTCGTCAGCCGAGAACATTTTGAGATCCCTCGTGTCGCATGgtgtgatgttttgttcacatattttgttctcaagtgcgactgtagctttccggacaatttttttgtcactggccgatttcaagtcagatttgtcctgaacaaatccgaaattgccctctagtgcgacttggcccttattttataaactggaaaaggaataaaaggaatcgaatgtcttgaatgtatcacagtgtttaccgaaGTGGCATCTCGTTTGTCTGGCAATTGGCATTTAATTTGCAGTcaagctgtacagttttcaggtaaaaaaataattgaaaatgtgacagtgaagaattattggaaagaaaggttgttgtctattttgtgctttggaaaaggttctttaggaaagagttca
This window harbors:
- the LOC138000233 gene encoding uncharacterized protein isoform X4 — encoded protein: MQARVRTLQMILENYNRSDYKIQTGSSANLDISDFGESHKYKCSFNTTVVDSPDFKGGCLIVCMPNERQKFKDFACVSLGKTEDSMSSCVKHDDPVLYDCCRKNVKGASFHKLEDGSALFVIDTKHGPISNCGNFTQFNITSDTGGLTSSQVICTIMHSSGTEFSSSVNQLSTPPTIVNKKTQEFSSSVNQLSTPPTIVNNKTEGGTNLAGTDSSLSSNHAGTSHNKDVNLILIPFILMIVDGLRLCG
- the LOC138000233 gene encoding uncharacterized protein isoform X3, translated to MQARVRTLQMILENYNRSDYKIQTGSSANLDISDFGESHKYKCSFNTTVVDSPDFKGGCLIVCMPNERQKFKDFACVSLGKTEDSMSSCVKHDDPVLYDCCRKNVKGASFHKLEDGSALFVIDTKHGPISNCGNFTQFNITSDTGGLTSSQVICTIMHSSGTAEFSSSVNQLSTPPTIVNKKTQEFSSSVNQLSTPPTIVNNKTEGGTNLAGTDSSLSSNHAGTSHNKDVNLILIPFILMIVDGLRLCG
- the LOC138000233 gene encoding uncharacterized protein isoform X2 produces the protein MQARVRTLQMILENYNRSDYKIQTGSSANLDISDFGESHKYKCSFNTTVVDSPDFKGGCLIVCMPNERQKFKDFACVSLGKTEDSMSSCVKHDDPVLYDCCRKNVKGASFHKLEDGSALFVIDTKHGPISNCGNFTQFNITSDTGGLTSSQVICTIMHSSGTEFSSSVNQLSTPPTIVNKKTQAEFSSSVNQLSTPPTIVNNKTEGGTNLAGTDSSLSSNHAGTSHNKDVNLILIPFILMIVDGLRLCG
- the LOC138000233 gene encoding uncharacterized protein isoform X1, with amino-acid sequence MQARVRTLQMILENYNRSDYKIQTGSSANLDISDFGESHKYKCSFNTTVVDSPDFKGGCLIVCMPNERQKFKDFACVSLGKTEDSMSSCVKHDDPVLYDCCRKNVKGASFHKLEDGSALFVIDTKHGPISNCGNFTQFNITSDTGGLTSSQVICTIMHSSGTAEFSSSVNQLSTPPTIVNKKTQAEFSSSVNQLSTPPTIVNNKTEGGTNLAGTDSSLSSNHAGTSHNKDVNLILIPFILMIVDGLRLCG